A single window of Vigna unguiculata cultivar IT97K-499-35 chromosome 1, ASM411807v1, whole genome shotgun sequence DNA harbors:
- the LOC114175157 gene encoding magnesium transporter MRS2-I-like, which produces MPSFSHPLPHFHHMALSASLLQLQPSSLKKKTAVSRSWVLLDHHGKPTVLDADKHAIMRLVKIHARDLRILDPLLSYPSTILGRDKVIVLNLEHIKAIITADEVLLRDPTDDDVVPIVEELRRRLPKVSASGEGRGEEETCAQDGEGGDENEFPFEIRALEVLFEAICSFLDARTRELETAAYPALDELTSKISSRNLDRVRKLKCAMTRLTSRVQKIRDELENLLDDDDDMADLYLSRKSTVSSSPTSSSDAPKWLYGSPNTGSRIHKSSRASGTTVHRDDDVEELEMLLEANFMQIDGTLNKLATLREYIDDTEDYINIQLDNHRNQLIQLELFISAGTVCMSLYSLVAAIFGMNIPYTWKSPGHEHVFKWVVIFAGMVCASLFLSIVSYARRKGLVGS; this is translated from the exons ATGCCATCATTCTCTCATCCTCTTCCTCACTTCCACCACATGGCTCTTTCTGCTTCTCTGCTCCAACTTCAACCCTCTTCACTAAAGAAAAAAACCGCTGTTTCCAGAAGTTGGGTTCTGCTCGACCACCATGGCAAACCCACTGTGCTCGATGCAGATAAGCATGCCATCATGCGCCTGGTTAAAATTCACGCCAGGGATCTTCGGATTCTCGATCCTCTCTTATCCTATCCCTCCACCATTTTGGGCAGAGACAAAGTCATTGTTCTCAATCTAGAG CACATTAAAGCTATCATCACTGCAGATGAG GTGTTGCTAAGAGACCCAACTGATGATGACGTTGTGCCAATTGTTGAAGAGCTTCGACGACGGTTACCTAAAGTAAGTGCTTCTGGGGAAGGCCGAGGAGAAGAAGAGACGTGTGCTCAAGATGGTGAAGGTGGAGACGAAAATG AATTTCCATTTGAGATACGGGCTTTGGAAGTTTTATTTGAAGCAATTTGTAGTTTCCTTGACGCACGAACGAGAGAGTTAGAGACTGCTGCTTATCCAGCTTTGGACGAACTTACCTCAAAG ATTAGCAGTCGTAATTTGGATAGAGTGAGAAAATTGAAATGTGCCATGACGAGGCTGACAAGTCGTGTTCAAAAG ATTAGAGATGAACTAGAAAACCTACTTGATGATGACGACGACATGGCTGATCTTTACTTATCAAGAAAGTCGACCGTTTCATCATCTCCAACAAGTAGCTCTGATGCTCCCAAGTGGCTTTATGGTTCTCCAAATACAGGTTCAAGAATACACAAATCAAGCAGAGCAAGTGGAACAACAGTTCACAGGGACGATGATGTTGAGGAGCTTGAAATGTTACTGGAG GCCAATTTCATGCAAATTGACGGCACATTAAATAAATTGGCCACA TTGCGAGAATACATCGATGACACAGAAGATTACATCAACATACAG CTTGACAATCACCGAAACCAGCTGATTCAG CTGGAGCTCTTCATCAGTGCCGGCACTGTGTGTATGTCCTTATATTCATTGGTGGCTGCAATATTTGGTATGAACATTCCATACACATGGAAATCACCAGGCCACGAACATGTGTTTAAATGG gtGGTGATCTTTGCGGGAATGGTTTGTGCATCCTTGTTTTTATCTATAGTATCTTATGCCCGACGCAAAGGCCTTGTTGGGTCTTGA